The following coding sequences lie in one Moritella viscosa genomic window:
- a CDS encoding putative uncharacterized ATPase — MQRNLLSERIETLIDHLSYGIYERRDAIRLCLLAALSGESVFLLGPPGIAKSLIAKRMIEIFEDESYFEYLMTRFSTPEEIFGPLSIKALKDEGKYVRLTKGYLPEAEVVFLDEIWKAGPAILNTLLTVINERTFHNGIEHQKVPMRVIVSASNELPSADSGLEALYDRMLLRLYLEPIQDKRNFKAMLIQKPLRQVNDKIIKVSNDEFELWQQEINQVRLSEHCFEIIYELKLFLEQRNTSGEMIAEPVYVSDRRWKKSMRLLQACAYFNGRDEVTETDLFVLKDCIWHDLESRDVIIEATHQFASKRFCDQDEVNSALASIKSRLVKLDAEFIDRFATRLTSDVLLTKLRYKLDREFVRTSSLNGIPSLCKIALLGEYDVLEQGSQETAKWVHVGLDDFQKQIKTGSCLVKGYVNDHRNDVWLNFSVDANQHLQIQNFANKSIPVAVIVSDAALNIDENWLQPLAEIDKEISVIADKLKKSQREFSLTNHNIFVSDDFMDDVATSLGSLSLELNNLVQHKASLLDRLNAIARLFEQG; from the coding sequence ATGCAAAGAAATTTGTTATCAGAACGTATTGAAACACTAATAGATCATCTTTCTTATGGTATTTATGAACGCCGAGATGCCATAAGATTATGTTTATTAGCAGCCTTAAGTGGTGAAAGTGTTTTTTTATTAGGACCTCCAGGTATTGCTAAAAGTTTGATTGCTAAACGAATGATTGAAATTTTTGAAGATGAAAGTTATTTCGAATATTTAATGACACGTTTTTCAACCCCCGAAGAGATCTTTGGCCCATTATCAATCAAGGCGCTAAAAGATGAAGGTAAATATGTACGCCTCACTAAAGGTTACTTACCTGAAGCTGAAGTGGTGTTTCTTGATGAAATCTGGAAAGCGGGACCTGCGATCTTAAATACCTTATTAACCGTGATTAATGAGCGTACATTTCATAATGGAATCGAACATCAAAAAGTACCTATGCGGGTTATTGTTTCTGCGTCGAATGAATTACCGAGTGCTGATTCTGGTTTAGAAGCTCTTTATGACCGTATGTTATTACGTCTATATTTAGAGCCTATTCAAGATAAGCGCAATTTCAAAGCGATGTTAATTCAGAAACCATTACGCCAAGTAAACGATAAGATTATAAAAGTGAGCAATGATGAGTTTGAGCTTTGGCAGCAAGAAATAAATCAAGTACGTCTGAGTGAGCATTGTTTTGAGATAATTTATGAGCTGAAGTTATTTTTAGAGCAACGTAATACCAGTGGCGAGATGATTGCTGAACCGGTTTATGTCTCTGACCGTCGTTGGAAGAAATCGATGCGTTTGTTGCAAGCCTGTGCTTATTTTAATGGTCGTGATGAAGTAACTGAAACCGATTTATTTGTTCTTAAAGATTGTATTTGGCATGATCTAGAATCGCGCGATGTTATTATCGAAGCCACTCACCAATTTGCTAGTAAGCGTTTCTGTGACCAAGATGAAGTGAATTCTGCATTAGCGAGTATCAAGAGTCGATTGGTTAAACTTGATGCTGAGTTCATTGATCGCTTTGCTACTCGCTTAACTTCTGACGTGCTATTAACAAAATTACGTTATAAATTAGATCGTGAATTTGTGCGCACATCGAGTCTGAATGGTATCCCTAGTTTATGTAAGATTGCATTACTTGGTGAATATGATGTATTAGAGCAGGGCTCACAAGAAACTGCAAAATGGGTACATGTTGGTTTGGATGATTTCCAAAAACAAATAAAAACAGGTTCTTGTTTAGTGAAAGGCTATGTGAATGATCACCGTAACGATGTGTGGTTAAACTTTTCTGTGGATGCTAATCAGCATTTACAGATCCAAAACTTTGCCAATAAGAGTATTCCGGTTGCTGTTATTGTCTCGGATGCTGCGCTGAATATAGACGAAAACTGGTTACAACCCCTAGCTGAGATAGATAAAGAGATCTCGGTGATCGCGGATAAGTTAAAGAAAAGCCAGCGAGAGTTTAGCTTAACTAACCATAATATTTTTGTCAGTGATGACTTTATGGATGATGTTGCGACGAGTCTTGGTTCATTATCATTAGAGTTGAATAATTTAGTACAGCATAAAGCATCACTATTAGATCGTTTGAATGCCATTGCACGTTTGTTTGAACAAGGCTAA